Proteins encoded in a region of the Zea mays cultivar B73 chromosome 4, Zm-B73-REFERENCE-NAM-5.0, whole genome shotgun sequence genome:
- the LOC100381520 gene encoding Ribose-phosphate pyrophosphokinase 4, producing the protein MEVVAAAKQKAKKHIHLFYCSECEELALKVAASSDVIELQSINWRSFDDGFPNLFINKAHDIRGQHVAFLASFSSPAVIFEQVSVIFALPKLFIASFTLVLPFFPTGSFERVEEEGDVATAFTLAHILSMIPKSRGGPTSVVIYDIHALQERFYFGDDVLPCFETGIPLLLQRLRQLPDAENITIAFPDDGAWKRFHKLLQHFPMIVCNKVREGDKRIVRIKEGNPEGRHVVIVDDLVQSGGTLRECQKVLASHGASKVSAYVTHAVFPKQSYENFMASNSAGPGDQLAYFWITDSCPHTIKAIGQRPPFEVLSLAGSIADALQI; encoded by the exons ATGGAGGTCGTCGCCGCCGCGAAGCAGAAGGCGAAGAAGCATATACACCTCTTCTACTGCTCCGAATGCGAGGAGCTCGCTCTCAAGGTCGCCGCCAGCTCCGACGTCATCGAGCTCCAGTCTATCAACTGGCG GAGCTTCGACGACGGGTTCCCGAACCTGTTCATCAACAAGGCCCACGACATCCGGGGGCAGCACGTGGCGTTCCTGGCCTCCTTCAGCTCGCCGGCGGTCATATTCGAGCAGGTCTCCGTCATCTTCGCGCTGCCCAAGCTCTTCATCGCCTCGTTCACGCTCGTGCTGCCCTTCTTCCCCACGGGCTCCTTcgagcgcgtcgaggaggagggcGACGTCGCCACCGCCTTCACCCTCGCGCACATCCTCTCCATGATCCCCAAGTCGCGCGGCGGGCCCACCAGCGTCGTCATCTACGACATCCACGCCCTCCAGGAGAGGTTCTACTTCGGGGACGACGTCCTGCCATGCTTCGAGACGGGGATCCCGCTCCTGCTGCAGCGCCTCCGCCAGCTCCCGGACGCAGAGAAT ATCACCATTGCCTTTCCAGATGATGGAGCGTGGAAGCGGTTCCACAAGCTGTTGCAGCACTTTCCAATG ATAGTCTGTAACAAGGTTCGTGAAGGTGACAAGAGAATAGTTCGTATAAAGGAAGGAAATCCTGAAGGCCGTCatgttgttattgttgatgatttagtGCAATCTGGGGGAACTCTTAGAGAATGCCAG aaagTTCTAGCTTCACATGGCGCTTCAAAAGTAAGTGCTTATGTGACCCATGCTGTGTTCCCTAAGCAGTCATACGAAAATTTCATGGCGTCTAACTCTG CTGGGCCAGGCGACCAGCTCGCTTACTTCTGGATCACGGACTCATGCCCGCACACAATAAAAGCCATCGGGCAAAGACCTCCGTTTGAGGTTCTGAGCCTTGCTGGCTCGATTGCTGACGCTCTTCAGATATGA